The following are from one region of the Acidobacteriota bacterium genome:
- a CDS encoding radical SAM protein, whose product MVLNVLNNQKKAIKPKEAGSVQHSHKGEEFKPRLIFWEVTKGCNLRCIHCRATATELSSPKDLPTDTALDIIDQIAAHANPILVLSGGEPLYRSDIYQLARYATDKGLRVALATNGTMVTKDAARLIADSGVKRVSISLDGADATTHDSFRGIPGAFDAALYGFRNLKELGVSVQINTTVARHNSHQLPQILELAKTVGADALHTFLLVPVGCGVDIAAEQMVPPEEYERMLNWFYDQSLEGGIELKATCAPHYFRVVRQRRASDRRAAEKAASPVHTAPPADAIGPTDTLMPGGTGISLRPQGPPPGHHTGHPSGHPNDMNAMTKGCLAGTGVCFISHEGEVFPCGYLPAIAGDLREEKFADIWANATVFNELRETDNLKGKCGCCEFRNICMGCRARAYAATGDYLDEEPFCVYEPKSEHLKAKVKERE is encoded by the coding sequence ATGGTTCTTAACGTACTCAATAATCAAAAAAAGGCCATCAAACCGAAAGAAGCAGGAAGCGTTCAGCATTCCCACAAGGGTGAAGAATTCAAGCCGCGATTGATTTTCTGGGAGGTCACGAAGGGTTGCAATCTGCGCTGCATCCATTGCCGCGCCACCGCGACCGAACTGTCGTCGCCCAAGGATCTTCCAACCGACACAGCACTCGACATCATTGATCAGATCGCAGCCCATGCGAATCCGATCCTGGTTCTGAGTGGCGGCGAGCCGCTTTATCGATCCGACATCTACCAGCTCGCGCGTTATGCCACCGACAAGGGATTGCGGGTTGCACTCGCCACCAACGGAACGATGGTCACAAAAGATGCGGCTCGGCTGATCGCCGACTCGGGCGTGAAGCGTGTGTCCATCAGTTTGGACGGAGCCGATGCGACCACGCATGATTCGTTCCGCGGCATCCCGGGCGCGTTCGATGCGGCGCTCTACGGTTTCCGAAACCTGAAAGAACTCGGCGTCTCGGTGCAAATCAATACCACCGTGGCCCGTCATAATTCCCACCAGCTGCCGCAAATTTTAGAACTCGCGAAGACGGTCGGGGCTGACGCTCTTCATACTTTCTTGCTGGTCCCGGTCGGATGCGGCGTCGACATTGCTGCCGAGCAGATGGTTCCGCCGGAAGAATACGAACGGATGTTGAACTGGTTTTATGATCAGTCTCTGGAAGGCGGCATTGAACTCAAAGCGACGTGCGCCCCGCACTACTTCCGCGTGGTGCGACAGCGCCGAGCTTCCGACCGTCGCGCTGCTGAGAAGGCCGCCTCGCCGGTTCACACGGCTCCTCCGGCCGACGCCATCGGTCCGACGGATACGCTGATGCCGGGCGGTACCGGAATTTCACTTCGTCCCCAAGGGCCTCCCCCTGGACATCACACCGGGCATCCCAGCGGACACCCGAACGACATGAATGCCATGACCAAGGGTTGTCTCGCCGGGACCGGCGTGTGTTTCATCTCGCATGAGGGAGAAGTTTTTCCCTGCGGATATCTGCCAGCCATCGCCGGCGACCTGCGTGAGGAAAAGTTCGCCGACATCTGGGCGAATGCCACCGTATTCAATGAACTACGCGAGACCGACAACCTGAAAGGGAAATGCGGCTGCTGCGAATTTCGCAACATCTGCATGGGATGCAGAGCGCGCGCCTATGCCGCTACCGGTGACTACCTGGATGAAGAACCGTTCTGCGTGTACGAACCGAAGTCGGAACACCTGAAGGCCAAGGTGAAAGAGCGGGAGTAA
- a CDS encoding 6-phosphofructokinase: MKIGVLTGGGDCPGLNAVIRAIVRKGSFHYGDEFVGFLEGWRGLLENKTMPLNLDAVGGILPRGGTILRTSRTNAAKHADGLHRCETHLKENGCDALIAIGGDDTLSVAQKLFAQGVKVVGVPKTIDNDLAGTDFTFGFDTAVNVATSAIDRVHTTAEAHNRVIVVEVMGRDSGWIACYSGIAGGADVILIPEVPFDIDQVAELIKQRHARGRYFSIVVAAEGAKFAGGAEMHDGAPVLADAGRDEFGHLRLGGIGLVLSREIEKRTGFETRSVVLGHIQRGGSPSSFDRVLATRYGLGAIDMVHRGDFGQMAALRGNKIISIPLAEAIASNRKVDKEILDAATGILDRLEERPTELA; encoded by the coding sequence ATGAAAATTGGAGTGCTGACCGGAGGCGGGGATTGTCCCGGCCTGAATGCGGTAATTCGCGCAATTGTGCGCAAAGGTTCGTTTCACTATGGCGACGAGTTCGTCGGTTTTCTTGAGGGCTGGCGCGGCTTGCTGGAAAATAAAACCATGCCGCTCAACCTGGATGCGGTGGGCGGCATTCTTCCTCGTGGCGGTACGATTCTCCGGACCTCGCGCACCAACGCCGCCAAGCATGCTGACGGCTTGCATCGCTGCGAGACTCATCTCAAGGAAAACGGTTGCGATGCGCTGATCGCGATTGGCGGCGATGACACGCTCTCAGTCGCGCAAAAGCTCTTTGCCCAGGGCGTGAAAGTCGTGGGCGTGCCCAAGACGATTGACAACGATCTTGCCGGCACCGACTTCACGTTTGGATTCGATACGGCGGTCAACGTTGCCACGAGTGCCATTGATCGCGTCCATACCACGGCCGAGGCGCACAACCGCGTGATCGTGGTCGAAGTGATGGGTCGCGATTCCGGATGGATCGCCTGCTACAGCGGCATCGCGGGCGGTGCCGACGTGATCCTGATCCCCGAGGTTCCGTTCGATATCGATCAGGTTGCGGAACTCATCAAGCAGCGCCACGCCCGAGGACGTTATTTCAGTATCGTGGTGGCCGCCGAGGGCGCCAAGTTTGCCGGCGGCGCGGAAATGCACGATGGGGCACCCGTTCTGGCGGACGCCGGTCGCGATGAATTTGGTCACCTTCGGCTGGGCGGTATCGGGCTCGTGCTCTCCCGCGAAATCGAAAAGCGCACCGGGTTTGAAACACGGTCGGTCGTTCTCGGCCACATTCAGCGTGGCGGATCGCCGAGTTCATTCGATCGCGTGCTCGCGACCCGCTATGGGCTGGGCGCAATCGACATGGTGCATCGCGGAGACTTTGGCCAGATGGCAGCTTTGCGCGGGAACAAGATCATTTCTATCCCGCTGGCCGAGGCCATCGCTTCCAACCGCAAAGTCGATAAGGAAATTCTCGACGCCGCCACGGGCATCTTGGATCGTCTGGAAGAAAGACCTACGGAGTTGGCGTAG